The Microvirga thermotolerans sequence TCTGCCGCGCAACCGGCGGAATGTCACGCCGCCCCGCTCCGGACGGATTCCTCTCAACCGAGCCGCGTCTCCACGACCGTCTTCACGGAATTGGCGATGAAGCACATGGCATGGGCGCGGCGATGGAGGTCCTCCTCGGTGGCGCGGTCGGGCGGGGCGCCTGCATAGGAAACCTCGGGATGGAGCACCACGCGCGTCACCCAGGTCGTGCCGCCCGTATCCTCCATCGCGCCTTCCGCCCTGTCACGGTAGCGGTCCACGACGATGCCCGCCCGCGCCGCGAGCGAGAGGAAGAACAGCATGTGGCAGCTGGAAAGGGCGGCCACGTAGGCCTCCTCCGGATCGACGTTCTCCGGCACCGAATAGGGAAGCGGCACCA is a genomic window containing:
- a CDS encoding OsmC family protein is translated as MSAFTAEVTWERGDARFTDQRYSRGHRWRFDGGQVVPASASPHVVPLPYSVPENVDPEEAYVAALSSCHMLFFLSLAARAGIVVDRYRDRAEGAMEDTGGTTWVTRVVLHPEVSYAGAPPDRATEEDLHRRAHAMCFIANSVKTVVETRLG